The Parashewanella spongiae genome has a window encoding:
- a CDS encoding RNA polymerase sigma factor has protein sequence MLALAEVDLPISEEHQLIALASSGDKQAFKSLYETHHKRVYALAYRLAGGHDLAHDITQECFIRLWDKLPSYRGESQFSTWLHRLCVNQTLTMIKSQKSFWNRLFSADALPEYSINDDYHELDQMILKLPERARVVFVLFAIEGYRHEEIADLLNMAVGTSKAQYYRARQLLKEMLS, from the coding sequence GTGCTTGCACTAGCAGAAGTTGATTTACCAATTTCAGAAGAACATCAGCTCATAGCTCTTGCTAGCTCTGGAGATAAACAGGCTTTTAAATCACTTTATGAAACTCATCATAAGCGTGTTTATGCACTGGCTTATCGATTGGCTGGTGGTCATGACCTAGCTCACGATATCACTCAAGAATGTTTTATTAGATTGTGGGATAAGCTGCCAAGTTATCGAGGTGAAAGCCAGTTTAGTACTTGGTTGCATCGATTATGCGTAAATCAAACTCTGACCATGATTAAAAGCCAAAAAAGCTTCTGGAACCGTTTATTTAGTGCTGATGCTCTTCCTGAATATTCTATTAATGATGATTATCATGAACTTGATCAAATGATACTAAAGTTACCCGAACGAGCAAGAGTGGTATTTGTGTTATTCGCCATTGAGGGATATCGACATGAAGAAATTGCGGATTTGCTTAATATGGCCGTTGGCACGAGCAAAGCTCAATATTACCGTGCTAGGCAGTTACTGAAGGAAATGTTGTCATGA
- a CDS encoding DUF4097 family beta strand repeat-containing protein has translation MKRKFSNILIILSMLTVPLFGYAIEKVDKTLNVSKMPNVSIDVKRGSVDIQSWDKDRIQVIGTLDELSEGFVFKRDGDSVLIEDDLPNQFNGGNKSGSKLIIKVPKSLNLNLDGISTNLNLKDLDGDIHVETISGSIDAENLSGKPSLQTVSGALSTKQLSGWVRLNSISGNIETTPSVTNELRVKNVSGDVVVNVGDKFTRLRAQTVSGDIELVFAEMPKAAFSLNGGPGGSIRNHLSKDLPFKAKYTGSESMSFKTGIGRGNVFLNTVSGTLMLKKK, from the coding sequence ATGAAGCGGAAATTTAGTAATATCCTCATAATTCTCAGTATGTTGACCGTCCCATTATTTGGTTATGCAATAGAAAAAGTGGATAAAACCCTTAATGTATCAAAGATGCCTAATGTGAGCATAGATGTAAAACGAGGTAGTGTTGATATACAAAGCTGGGATAAAGATAGAATTCAAGTCATTGGCACCTTAGATGAACTTAGCGAGGGTTTCGTTTTCAAACGTGATGGCGATAGTGTTTTAATTGAGGATGATTTACCTAACCAGTTTAACGGCGGGAACAAATCCGGAAGTAAACTCATTATAAAAGTTCCGAAAAGTCTTAACCTTAACTTGGATGGCATTAGTACCAACCTTAATTTAAAGGATTTAGATGGAGATATTCACGTTGAAACGATAAGTGGCAGTATTGACGCAGAAAACCTTTCAGGGAAACCGTCGTTGCAGACGGTTTCAGGAGCACTGAGTACAAAACAATTGTCTGGTTGGGTAAGGCTGAACTCAATTTCGGGCAACATAGAAACAACCCCTTCTGTGACAAATGAGTTAAGAGTAAAAAATGTGAGTGGTGATGTCGTTGTTAATGTGGGTGATAAATTCACACGTCTTAGAGCACAAACCGTTAGCGGGGATATTGAACTCGTTTTTGCTGAAATGCCTAAAGCAGCATTTTCGTTAAATGGTGGTCCAGGTGGCTCTATTCGAAATCATCTATCGAAGGATTTACCTTTTAAAGCAAAGTACACAGGTTCAGAATCAATGTCATTCAAAACTGGCATTGGAAGAGGCAATGTGTTTCTCAATACTGTCAGTGGTACTTTGATGCTTAAAAAGAAATAA